From Streptomyces sp. GSL17-111, one genomic window encodes:
- a CDS encoding MFS transporter, with protein MSVSTGPGPVRPPTPDTAPAADDAQGQAPPVPGRWLILVIVLSAVFMQLLDTTITIVAIPSIQADLGASFADVQLVVAVYALAFACMLITGGRLGDIYGRKRMFLIGMLGFTCASVMCGAATSADFLVLSRVLQGLFSGLMFPQVLSIIQVTFFGKEKPKALAFYGASIGLATVLGPVLGGWLIELDIAGSDWRSIFYVNVPIGLLALGLGAARLRESSAETRTRLDVTGALIVTAGLFLLILPLVVGREHDWPGWSLAMLAASPFVLAWFAFVEKRRTADPDASPLVPVTLFKERSFTVGLLISLVFFTGIPSFFMTLFITLQIGFAYSAVSAGAVTLAFALLIAVGSARSNVVVRKLGTWTLALGTALLVTGMGGVILTLNWAGTDLRGWYLVPALMVGGAGTGLVVAPITGIILEGIRSGDAGSASGVIATTQQVGIAIGIAVIGILFANLIAGNAGESLAKVEPQLRQDLVAAGLPPDRSEQVVAGFQTCFEDRTNQKDLTAVPASCERIERQAEQLPLPPEVTEQVRTAVLVEAAPEARKENFSQSFQGALGWQLGVFTLCFLLVLALPKVKPAQITPGGA; from the coding sequence ATGAGTGTCTCCACCGGGCCCGGGCCCGTGCGGCCCCCGACCCCCGACACCGCGCCGGCGGCCGACGACGCGCAGGGCCAGGCACCGCCGGTCCCCGGCCGCTGGCTGATCCTCGTGATCGTGCTGTCGGCGGTGTTCATGCAGCTGCTGGACACCACCATCACGATCGTGGCGATCCCCTCGATCCAGGCGGACCTCGGGGCCTCGTTCGCCGACGTCCAGCTCGTCGTCGCCGTGTACGCCCTGGCCTTCGCCTGCATGCTGATCACCGGCGGCCGGCTGGGCGACATCTACGGCCGCAAGCGGATGTTCCTCATCGGCATGCTGGGCTTCACCTGCGCCTCCGTGATGTGCGGGGCGGCCACCAGCGCCGACTTCCTGGTCCTCTCCCGGGTCCTCCAGGGGCTCTTCTCCGGGCTGATGTTCCCCCAGGTCCTGTCGATCATCCAGGTCACCTTCTTCGGCAAGGAGAAGCCCAAGGCGCTGGCCTTCTACGGCGCCTCCATCGGCCTGGCCACCGTCCTCGGACCCGTCCTGGGCGGCTGGCTCATCGAGCTGGACATCGCCGGGAGCGACTGGCGGTCCATCTTCTACGTCAACGTGCCCATCGGCCTGCTCGCCCTCGGGCTGGGCGCCGCGCGGCTGCGGGAGTCCTCCGCCGAGACCCGGACGCGGCTGGACGTCACCGGTGCGCTGATCGTCACCGCGGGGCTCTTCCTGCTCATCCTGCCCCTGGTCGTGGGCCGTGAGCACGACTGGCCGGGCTGGAGCCTGGCGATGCTGGCGGCCAGCCCGTTCGTCCTGGCCTGGTTCGCGTTCGTGGAGAAGCGCAGGACGGCGGACCCCGACGCGTCGCCGCTGGTGCCCGTCACGCTCTTCAAGGAGCGGTCCTTCACCGTCGGCCTGCTGATCAGCCTGGTCTTCTTCACCGGCATCCCGTCCTTCTTCATGACGCTGTTCATCACCCTGCAGATCGGCTTCGCCTACAGCGCCGTCTCCGCCGGTGCGGTGACGCTCGCCTTCGCCCTGCTCATCGCCGTCGGCTCGGCGCGCTCGAACGTCGTCGTGCGCAAGCTCGGCACCTGGACGCTGGCCCTCGGCACCGCGCTCCTCGTGACCGGCATGGGCGGCGTCATCCTGACGCTCAACTGGGCGGGTACCGACCTGCGCGGCTGGTACCTCGTCCCGGCGCTCATGGTCGGCGGCGCCGGCACCGGTCTGGTCGTCGCGCCGATCACCGGCATCATCCTGGAGGGCATCAGGTCCGGTGACGCGGGCTCCGCCTCCGGCGTCATCGCCACGACGCAGCAGGTCGGCATCGCCATCGGCATCGCGGTCATCGGCATCCTCTTCGCCAACCTCATCGCCGGCAACGCCGGGGAATCCCTGGCCAAGGTGGAGCCGCAGCTGCGGCAGGACCTCGTCGCGGCCGGACTGCCACCGGACCGCTCGGAACAGGTCGTCGCCGGTTTCCAGACCTGCTTCGAGGACCGCACCAACCAGAAGGACCTCACGGCCGTCCCGGCGAGCTGCGAGCGGATCGAGCGGCAGGCCGAACAGCTGCCGCTGCCGCCCGAGGTCACGGAACAGGTGCGCACCGCGGTCCTCGTGGAGGCCGCGCCCGAGGCCCGCAAGGAGAACTTCAGCCAGAGCTTCCAGGGCGCCCTGGGCTGGCAGTTGGGGGTCTTCACCCTCTGCTTCCTGCTGGTCCTCGCCCTGCCGAAGGTCAAGCCCGCGCAGATCACGCCCGGCGGCGCCTGA
- a CDS encoding NAD(P)/FAD-dependent oxidoreductase, translated as MHEQPNPDPKKPFDVAILGSGIAGSMLGAILARNGAKVLLIDAASHPKFAIGESTIPYTLVALRTISERYDVPEIKTLATFTNSTKVLGPKFGVKKHFGFLLHHEGRPQDPREVNQFDTPGLLHEASHLYRQDIDAYMYHTAVKYGCVPRVNFRVEDVDFDDSGVTLSSAAGEQYRARYVVDASGYRSPLAEKFRLREETCRFKHHSRSIWNHMIDVPPTDTLFHHSPENTPPVPWYEGTVHHMFQRGWFWVIGFDNHPWSRNPLCSVGLTLDPRSYPRSETMTPEEEFHHYAQRFPDVARQFEGAKPMREWVSTGRLQYSSTRCSGDRWFLLSHAAGFIDPLFSRGLSNTAEAINTLSWRLLEAVKDDDFSQERFDYVDRLQQGLFDYNDSLVNAAYISWDDYDLWTAVFRVWAWGANAGTFHLQSALTKYLKDGRDEHFKHAEDVPHLGLYWPNHEGYKSLYDEMVEQCDAFESGKSTAREAADTIYDHIARAPYVPKHFGFAERDQRFLHPTPKVLRKTIGWARKEGDPAVRRLMFGTGIEALKAKAKGRRIF; from the coding sequence GTGCACGAGCAGCCGAACCCCGACCCCAAGAAGCCCTTCGACGTCGCCATCCTCGGCTCCGGTATCGCCGGCTCCATGCTGGGGGCGATCCTCGCCCGCAACGGCGCCAAGGTGCTGCTCATCGATGCGGCCTCGCACCCGAAGTTCGCCATCGGCGAGTCCACCATCCCCTACACCCTCGTCGCCCTGCGCACGATCTCCGAGCGCTACGACGTGCCCGAGATCAAGACGCTGGCCACCTTCACCAACAGCACCAAGGTCCTCGGCCCCAAGTTCGGCGTGAAGAAGCACTTCGGCTTCCTCCTCCACCACGAGGGCCGGCCCCAGGACCCGCGCGAGGTGAACCAGTTCGACACCCCTGGCCTGCTGCACGAGGCCAGCCACCTCTACCGCCAGGACATCGACGCGTACATGTACCACACGGCCGTCAAGTACGGCTGTGTGCCGCGCGTCAACTTCCGCGTGGAAGACGTCGACTTCGACGACAGCGGCGTCACCCTCAGCTCCGCGGCCGGGGAGCAGTACCGGGCCCGCTACGTCGTCGACGCCAGCGGCTACCGCTCGCCCCTGGCGGAGAAGTTCCGGCTGCGCGAGGAGACCTGCCGCTTCAAGCACCACTCGCGGTCGATCTGGAACCACATGATCGACGTCCCGCCCACCGACACGCTGTTCCACCACTCCCCGGAGAACACCCCGCCGGTGCCCTGGTACGAGGGCACCGTCCACCACATGTTCCAGCGCGGCTGGTTCTGGGTCATCGGCTTCGACAACCACCCGTGGTCGAGGAACCCGCTGTGCAGCGTCGGGCTCACGCTCGACCCGCGCTCGTACCCCAGGTCCGAGACCATGACGCCGGAGGAGGAGTTCCACCACTACGCGCAGCGCTTCCCGGACGTCGCCCGGCAGTTCGAGGGCGCCAAGCCGATGCGCGAGTGGGTCTCCACCGGACGGCTGCAGTACTCCTCCACGCGCTGCTCGGGCGACCGGTGGTTCCTCCTCTCGCACGCGGCCGGGTTCATCGACCCCCTCTTCTCCCGCGGCCTGTCCAACACCGCCGAGGCCATCAACACGCTGTCCTGGCGCCTGCTGGAGGCCGTCAAGGACGACGACTTCTCCCAGGAGCGTTTCGACTACGTCGACCGCCTCCAGCAGGGGCTGTTCGACTACAACGACAGCCTCGTCAACGCCGCGTACATCTCGTGGGACGACTACGACCTGTGGACCGCCGTCTTCCGGGTCTGGGCCTGGGGTGCCAACGCCGGCACCTTCCACCTCCAGTCGGCGCTCACCAAGTACCTCAAGGACGGCCGCGACGAGCACTTCAAGCACGCCGAGGACGTCCCCCACCTGGGCCTGTACTGGCCCAACCACGAGGGCTACAAGAGCCTCTACGACGAGATGGTCGAGCAGTGCGACGCCTTCGAGTCGGGCAAGAGCACGGCTCGAGAGGCAGCCGACACCATTTACGACCACATCGCCCGGGCACCGTACGTGCCCAAGCACTTCGGGTTCGCCGAACGCGACCAGCGCTTCCTGCACCCCACACCGAAGGTCCTGCGGAAGACCATCGGCTGGGCGCGCAAGGAGGGCGACCCGGCGGTGCGGCGACTGATGTTCGGTACCGGCATCGAGGCACTGAAGGCGAAGGCGAAGGGCCGCCGCATCTTCTAG
- a CDS encoding NAD(P)/FAD-dependent oxidoreductase translates to MAPSRRKTTEPRPASSGDRPQYDVAILGSGLAGSTLAACLAKNGAKVLILDAGSHPRFAIGESTIPYTSMMMRLVSERYGVPEIKWLTTFEATQAKISTNCGVKRNFGFLYHRENAKQNPLETSEFPIPKITHTENHFFRQDTDAWMLGVAVKYGAHVRQQTKVDDVEIDEEGVTVLAENGDPVRVRFVVDASGHRSPIARKFDLREDPSRLRHHSRSLFTHMVGVKPYEGTVPKGVHNNPSPWSEGTLHHLFDGGWMWVIPFDNHPRATNPLCSVGLNLDPRKHPKPDCSPEEEFRRFIAKYPDIEPQFKDARAVRDWVSTGRLQYSSKQTVGYRWCLTSHAAGFVDALFSRGLSNTMEIIHALGWRLLDAIKDDDFSPERFEYVQELEQGLLDFNDDLVANAYTSFSDWHLWNAWFRIWSLGQILATFEINRAYARFLDSHDPAVLARLERQAPDGAIPDYAPARELLKRVSELTQSVHAGDLPARAAAHEMMEMLRAADFVPPAFGLADPDNHWTDASTMKIIDTLKWAKRNAPVEIGELVHEGLTLFIRKRFDREEFDLAEELKHIVARWPVIGKPLRVPLPK, encoded by the coding sequence ATGGCCCCCAGTCGACGCAAGACCACCGAACCCCGACCGGCGAGCTCCGGAGACCGACCGCAGTACGACGTGGCCATTCTCGGCTCGGGCCTGGCCGGGTCCACCCTGGCCGCCTGCCTGGCCAAGAACGGTGCGAAGGTGCTGATCCTGGACGCCGGGTCGCACCCGCGCTTCGCGATCGGCGAGTCCACGATCCCCTACACCTCGATGATGATGCGGCTGGTCAGCGAGCGGTACGGGGTGCCGGAGATCAAGTGGCTGACCACTTTCGAAGCCACCCAGGCCAAGATCTCCACCAACTGCGGGGTCAAGCGGAACTTTGGCTTCCTCTACCACCGGGAGAACGCCAAGCAGAACCCGCTGGAGACCAGCGAGTTCCCCATCCCCAAGATCACCCACACCGAGAACCACTTCTTCCGGCAGGACACCGACGCCTGGATGCTGGGCGTGGCCGTCAAGTACGGCGCCCACGTCCGACAGCAGACCAAGGTCGACGACGTCGAGATCGACGAGGAGGGCGTCACCGTCCTCGCGGAGAACGGCGACCCGGTGCGGGTGAGGTTCGTCGTGGACGCCAGCGGGCACCGCTCGCCGATCGCCCGGAAGTTCGACCTGCGGGAGGACCCGAGCCGGCTGCGGCACCACTCGCGGTCGCTGTTCACCCACATGGTCGGCGTGAAGCCCTACGAGGGCACGGTGCCCAAGGGCGTCCACAACAACCCCAGCCCGTGGAGTGAGGGCACGCTGCACCACCTCTTCGACGGTGGCTGGATGTGGGTCATCCCCTTCGACAACCACCCCCGGGCCACCAACCCGCTGTGCAGCGTCGGGCTCAACCTCGACCCGCGCAAGCACCCCAAGCCGGACTGCTCCCCCGAGGAGGAGTTCCGCCGCTTCATCGCCAAGTACCCTGACATCGAGCCGCAGTTCAAGGACGCCCGCGCCGTGCGCGACTGGGTGAGCACCGGCCGACTCCAGTACTCGTCCAAGCAGACCGTCGGCTACCGCTGGTGCCTCACCTCGCACGCCGCCGGGTTCGTGGACGCGCTGTTCTCCCGGGGCCTGTCCAACACGATGGAGATCATCCACGCCCTCGGCTGGCGGCTGCTGGACGCCATCAAGGACGACGACTTCTCCCCCGAGCGCTTCGAGTACGTCCAGGAGCTGGAGCAGGGCCTGCTGGACTTCAACGACGACCTCGTCGCCAACGCGTACACCTCGTTCAGTGACTGGCACCTGTGGAACGCCTGGTTCCGGATCTGGTCCCTGGGGCAGATCCTCGCCACCTTCGAGATCAACCGCGCCTACGCCCGCTTCCTGGACAGCCACGACCCCGCGGTCCTCGCCCGGCTGGAACGGCAGGCACCCGACGGCGCCATCCCCGACTACGCGCCCGCCCGCGAGCTGCTCAAGCGGGTCAGCGAGCTGACGCAGTCCGTGCACGCCGGTGACCTCCCCGCGCGTGCCGCCGCCCACGAGATGATGGAGATGCTGCGCGCGGCCGACTTCGTCCCGCCCGCCTTCGGTCTCGCCGACCCGGACAACCACTGGACCGACGCCTCCACGATGAAGATCATCGACACCCTCAAGTGGGCGAAGCGGAACGCGCCGGTGGAGATCGGCGAACTCGTCCACGAAGGACTCACGCTCTTCATCCGCAAGCGGTTCGACCGCGAGGAGTTCGACCTCGCCGAGGAGCTCAAGCACATCGTCGCGCGCTGGCCGGTCATCGGTAAGCCGCTGCGGGTGCCCCTGCCCAAGTGA